One window from the genome of Nicotiana sylvestris chromosome 9, ASM39365v2, whole genome shotgun sequence encodes:
- the LOC138877383 gene encoding uncharacterized protein produces the protein MKNASDKHVATLVILGFTGTLKIWWDNYLFEDNRNHILNATTIKTVVKTENNAQTTEQVAKEDDTTTLIYCIAKHFIGEPKLFQDRSLKLLNNLSWPKLTDFRRYKDMFIEKVMIRENCNRPFWKERFISGLPRLFAEKVRNKIKDRFNGSIPYDNLTYGDLISFINVTGLDLCTDLKLKSLIKKDRLQSKAELGSFYQDFGYKTIAAPSKRASKKNKHKFSDKPRRRHRRKEKKEGETSKKKRFKRKKNYGDKCWSCGKTGHRASDCKVTKKKRNKVNSLEIDENTKEKLYAILEDNDNSSVYEHMKGPRYQVEGSKV, from the coding sequence ATGAAAAATGCGTCAGATAAACACGTTGCAACCTTAGTAATATTAGGTTTTACCGGTACATTAAAAATTTGGTGGGATAATTACCTCTTCGAAGATAACAGGAATCACATTCTTAATGCTACGACCATAAAAACTGTAGTAAAAACTGAAAATAATGCTCAGACAACCGAACAAGTAGCTAAAGAAGATGATACAACAACTTTAATCTACTGTATAGCCAAACATTTTATTGGTGAACCAAAACTATTCCAAGATAGAAGTCTCAAACTTCTTAATAATCTTAGCTGGCCAAAATTAACAGATTTTAGGAGGTATAAAGATATGTTTATAGAAAAGGTGATGATCAGAGAAAACTGTAATAGACCTTTCTGGAAAGAAAGATTCATTAGTGGATTACCCAGGTTATTTGCCGAAAAGGTAAGAAataaaattaaagatagatttaATGGTTCAATTCCATATGATAATCTAACGTATGGAGATTTAATAAGCTTCATTAATGTTACAGGTTTAGACCTATGTACAGACCTTAAACTAAAAAGTCTTATTAAAAAGGACAGGCTACAATCCAAAGCTGAACTTGGTAGTTTCTACCAAGACTTCGGTTACAAAACAATTGCAGCTCCTTCAAAAAGAgcatcaaagaaaaacaaacataaaTTTTCTGATAAACCTAGAAGACGCCATAGgcgtaaagaaaagaaagaaggcgaAACTTCTAAAAAGAAAaggtttaaaagaaagaaaaattatggtGATAAATGTTGGTCATGTGGAAAAACAGGGCATAGAGCCAGTGACTGTAAGGTCacgaaaaagaaaaggaataaagTTAATTCTTTAGAAATTGACGAAAATACTAAAGAAAAACTTTACGCTATTCTAGAAGATAATGATAACAGTTCAGTCTATGAACATATGAAGGGACCTAGATACCAAGTTGAAGGATccaaagtatag